Proteins found in one Anoplolepis gracilipes chromosome 7, ASM4749672v1, whole genome shotgun sequence genomic segment:
- the LOC140667706 gene encoding uncharacterized protein, which translates to MRLLQCNINVNRGAQDLLNQHLMELRIGLCAVSKPAYIPDLPDWYSSVDRRSAIVFCSGGSRSYCRLAVRKDKFVAVMMGDIAVVSCYMSPNTTRDEFIAFLSELKDAVRALGDRVLVCGDFNAKSAMWGARLTDRRGHLVEDWAAELELRIQNVGRVPTCVRPQGTSIIDLTWATPSLTSRVRD; encoded by the coding sequence ATGAGGTTGCTTCAATGTAACATTAATGTAAATAGAGGGGCCCAGGACCTTCTTAATCAACATTTGATGGAGCTACGGATTGGGCTGTGTGCGGTCTCGAAACCCGCGTACATTCCCGACTTACCAGACTGGTATAGTAGTGTGGACAGGAGATCGGCAATCGTGTTCTGCTCGGGAGGGTCTCGGTCGTACTGTAGGTTGGCTGTCAGGAAAGACAAATTTGTGGCGGTGATGATGGGTGACATAGCAGTGGTATCATGCTACATGTCCCCCAACACGACCAGGGATGAGTTCATTGCGTTTCTAAGTGAACTGAAAGACGCAGTCAGGGCGCTGGGCGATCGAGTACTTGTATGCGGGGATTTCAACGCTAAGTCTGCTATGTGGGGCGCCAGATTAACTGACAGAAGGGGTCACCTAGTCGAGGATTGGGCAGCGGAGCTAGAACTCCGAATCCAAAATGTAGGTAGGGTACCCACATGTGTTAGACCTCAGGGTACGTCTATAATTGACTTGACTTGGGCTACGCCTAGCCTAACTAGTAGGGTTAGAGACTGA